The nucleotide window GAAAACTACCAAAATAAGTGTGGTATGTCAATAAAAAGGGTCACGATAGCGTCTGATTGCCCTCTTGAGGGTGTGTTAAAAGAGAAAGGTAAAAAGGCAGGTGTAGTAATCTGTCATCCCCATCCCCTTTATGGTGGTGATATGTATAACAACGTTGTGGAAGCCCTTGATGAAGGCTTTTCAATGAAAGGATTTACTACATTGAGATTTAATTTCAGGGGTGTAAGGGGAAGTGGTGGTATTTATGATGAGGGAGAGGGGGAAGTAAGGGATGTACTAACTGCATTGAAATTTTTAAAAAACCATACTAATGAAGACGCATATATAATGCTCGCA belongs to Pseudomonadota bacterium and includes:
- a CDS encoding alpha/beta hydrolase, whose protein sequence is MSIKRVTIASDCPLEGVLKEKGKKAGVVICHPHPLYGGDMYNNVVEALDEGFSMKGFTTLRFNFRGVRGSGGIYDEGEGEVRDVLTALKFLKNHTNEDAYIMLAGYSFGAWIASKAATKVDNISGLFIVAYPFSFYKVDPLKSFKG